Within the Dechloromonas denitrificans genome, the region AAGGTGATAGCGTCCAGCAATACTCGGCAATCCCCCGTTCTTTCTTCGCGAGAAGTAATGATTCGTCTTCGAGGTCTGACAAGGGTATGCATTGAATATTTGGCAGATCAAGTTGAGTCAGAATTTGTTCGGTTTTCGCATCCATGCACAGAATATAAACATACGCATCTGGGCAATACTTCGCCAAGGAGCGAAGCATCGCGACACCTTTAAGCAGATAGTTACTGTCGAAGAGCGTACAAAAATAGCGTTTGGTCATCTTTTCAATTTCCGGCATACATAGGTGCGATTCGCATTTATACACAGAGAATCCTCAGGGTCGCGTTCCTCGCTCAAGGTGTGAGTCTCGATCAACTCGAGGCCGTATTTGCGTAAACTTTTCAGAAAATCAGCTTCACCGAAGTGAATCTCTACTGTCTCGACTCCATAAGCCTTCTTACGGAAATATTTGTTGGGCCGCCCGACCACCACCGGTGTCCGATGAAAAACGACGTAGTCCCTTACGACACGGGCAGTCTCAGCAATCGCCTTTTCATATTCCGGAATATGCAGCAGGCAGCATCCCGAAATAACCACATCAAACATTTCATCGGAATAGCTCATCTCTGTCGCATCCTCAATGTCAAAACGTAACTGAGGATAGGTTGCCTGCGCCAACTGGATAAATGCGGCAGAATAATCACAACCGAAATATTCAACAGGTAACTGAGCGATCGAGAATACTTCGGAATAAAAACCACTCGAACAACCAATCTCAAGCACCGTTGTATTCGCGCCTCCATGTGTTAACTTGCGTAGAACATTGACCATTACATCAAACACATCGATGGGGATACCTTGTCGATAGTTCGCAAGCTGAGCATCCACCAGTTTCCGTTGCCGGCTTGGCAATTCATCAGCCTGCCAAGCGGACCGCAGGCGCATGGACTCGCTGGCAATATCAGCGTCCGGCACTTCCTGGTAATGTGAAGACACAGACCCACCCGGAAACAAGACCCTCCGTATTCGCCGTAGAACAGCTTTCAGACGCGGGAAGCGATTGAGCACGACACGAAGCTCCACCTTCACCTCGTGCCACCAAGGTGGCGTTGCAATATCGGAACCAATTCTTCCATGCGTCGCCGATAAGTATGGTCGCGTAACGTCCGCGCTTGACCGGCTTTCGCAATCACCTCCGCCTCCTGCGGATGCGCGAGATAGTAACGAATCATTTCTGCAGCCTCTTCCTTGCTTGAGTAAGCTACGACTTCCTTGCCAACTTCAAATAATTCACCAAGGTTCTCCTTGTGATCAGTTATCAGTAACGCCCCCACCCCTGTAGCCTCGTAAAGACGCATATTATTTGCATAATTCTCTGCGACATTAATATGGCGATTAAGTGTTACGCGACTTCGCGCAAGAGCGCGATACATATTCACACCCCAAACCTCACCGTTATGGCGTCGTCTTATTGGTGACGATCGTGGCAATGTCTTGGCACCGTATCCAAAAAATTGAATAGGCGTATTAACTGCCAAATGCTCTAGCAGCGGCATAGCTTTATCATGATGACGACTAACCCCTCCGACAAAGCTCGCCCCCACATCCTTAC harbors:
- a CDS encoding class I SAM-dependent methyltransferase produces the protein MSSHYQEVPDADIASESMRLRSAWQADELPSRQRKLVDAQLANYRQGIPIDVFDVMVNVLRKLTHGGANTTVLEIGCSSGFYSEVFSIAQLPVEYFGCDYSAAFIQLAQATYPQLRFDIEDATEMSYSDEMFDVVISGCCLLHIPEYEKAIAETARVVRDYVVFHRTPVVVGRPNKYFRKKAYGVETVEIHFGEADFLKSLRKYGLELIETHTLSEERDPEDSLCINANRTYVCRKLKR